In Campylobacter sp. MIT 12-8780, the DNA window TTTTGCAATGAGTATTTTTAATCCTCTTTAACTCAAAGAAAAATTTCACATATCCTCCCTTAAGTATGTTTTTATGAGCTTGTATCAAAGCTTCTCCTAGCTTATAACTTAAATGCTCTTAAGCGCTTTATCAAAGGTAGTAAAGATAAATTAAAACTTAAAGTAGAAGAAGACAAAAACGACAAAGCTGAAAATGATGAAGAAGGATATATTACAGGTTTTAATGAGATGTAAAATGCTATTCATTTCAATTGGTGTGCTATATAGCATTATACTTTTATTCCTTAATACCGAGTTAAGTGTGTTGAAACAATGAACTTAAAAATAAGTTAAAATAAATTGAAAAACAAATATTTTAAGTTAAAGTTCATCTTAGGCAAAGCCATGTTTTGTAAGAAATTTGTGTTATAATGCTTGAAACTTCGCAAAAAGGACAAGCTATGCAAGCAAAAGATTTACTTTTAGAGCTTTTGAAATTTAAATCAATTACTCCAAATGATGATGGAGCTTTAAATTATATAGCCTTAGAGCTTGATGAATTTGAGGCTTTTTTTATAGAAAAAGAGGGTGTGAGAAATCTTTTGCTGACTAAAAAATTTAAAGATGAGGGCGAGCATTTAGCTTTTGGCGGACATATTGATGTGGTGCCTGCAGGGCAGGGTTGGAGTAGTGATCCTTTTGAGCCAATTGAAAAAGATGGTTTTATCATCGCCAGAGGCGCGCAAGATATGAAAAGTGGGCTTGCAGCTTTTATTTATGCGGCTAAACATGCGGATTTTAAAGGTTCAAGACTAAGTCTTATTATCACAAGTGATGAGGAGGGCGAGGCAAAATATGGCACTAAAGAAGTGCTTAAATTTATGCAAGAAAAGCAAATTTTGCCTGATTTTGCGGTGGTTGCTGAGCCAAGTTGTGAGCTTAAATTTGGTGATAGTCTTAAGATAGGCAGGCGAGGCTCAGTAAATGGCACGCTTCTCATCAAAGGTAAGCAAGGACATGCTGCTTATCCTGAAAAATGCATTAATCCCATACATGAGTTTGCCGGAGTGCTCAAATCCCTAGCCGGCTTTGATCTTGATCCAGGCGATGAAGTTTTTGCTCCTTCAAAGATAGTGATAACAGACATTAGAGGCGGCATCGAGGTGAGTAATGTAACTCCAAGCGAGCTTAAGATCATGTTTAATGTTAGAAATTCAAATCAAAGCAAGTTAGAAGATATACAAACTTATATAGAGGAACTTTGCAAAGGTTTAAATTATGAGCTTAGCTTAAAACAAAGCTCAAAGCCTTTTTTAACTGATAAAGATAGCAAAATCGTGCAAAAACTTAATCACAGCATACAAAAAATCACCGCAGTTGTCCCAAGCTTAAATACTAAAGGTGGGACAAGTGATGCGAGGTTTTTTGCTGAATTTGGAGTAAAAGTCGTCGAGTTTGGTGTAAGAAATGATAGTATTCATGCTATTGATGAAAAAGTAAGTTTAGAGGATTTTGATAAACTTTGTTTGGTGTTTAAGGACTTGATAGAAAATTTTTAGAATTTAAATAAGCTGATAAATTAAGGATTAAAAATGATGATAAATGGAGAAAAGCTTGATTTAAACGAGCTTAAATTTATGGATTTTTTAAAAGAAAAAGGCTTAAAGCTTGAGTTTATCGCCCTTGAGCTTAATGGTAAGATTGTTCCAAAAAGTGAGTTTGAAAGCTTGATTTTAAGGGCAGATGATAAGGCTGAAATCGTAAGCTTTGTAGGAGGTGGTTGATGAGGATTAAATTTAATGGCGAGTTTGTGGATACGCCCTTTAAGACAAGTGAGGAATTTTTTAAAAGCGTGAGTAAAAGTGCTGATGAAGTGTGGATTATCAATGGTTTTGCAACTAAAGAAAACTTGAATTTAAAAGAAGCAGATGAGCTTTTTTGCATAGCAAAAGGCGTTATGCCTCCAAAAGAAGCACTTGAAGCGATGATGAGTGCAAGACATACCCCAAAAGTGCATAATGAGCTTAAAAAAGCCTGCGTAGCAGTGTGTGGGCTTGGTGGGTTAGGCTCGCATATTGCTATAATGCTGGCACGAAGTGGG includes these proteins:
- the dapE gene encoding succinyl-diaminopimelate desuccinylase, which codes for MQAKDLLLELLKFKSITPNDDGALNYIALELDEFEAFFIEKEGVRNLLLTKKFKDEGEHLAFGGHIDVVPAGQGWSSDPFEPIEKDGFIIARGAQDMKSGLAAFIYAAKHADFKGSRLSLIITSDEEGEAKYGTKEVLKFMQEKQILPDFAVVAEPSCELKFGDSLKIGRRGSVNGTLLIKGKQGHAAYPEKCINPIHEFAGVLKSLAGFDLDPGDEVFAPSKIVITDIRGGIEVSNVTPSELKIMFNVRNSNQSKLEDIQTYIEELCKGLNYELSLKQSSKPFLTDKDSKIVQKLNHSIQKITAVVPSLNTKGGTSDARFFAEFGVKVVEFGVRNDSIHAIDEKVSLEDFDKLCLVFKDLIENF
- the thiS gene encoding sulfur carrier protein ThiS; this encodes MMINGEKLDLNELKFMDFLKEKGLKLEFIALELNGKIVPKSEFESLILRADDKAEIVSFVGGG